A window of the Sporosarcina sp. FSL K6-2383 genome harbors these coding sequences:
- a CDS encoding TIGR01440 family protein, which yields MDASHLWQLQLEQLLAEMAEQASPVSGTLFVVGCSTSEIAGSRIGTSGALGIGEALYKPLKDFAEKYNLFLAFQGCEHINRALTIERQAADKFNLDLVSVIPVQHAGGSMSTYAYRQMDEPVVVEAIRATAGIDIGQTLIGMHLKSVAVPLRTSISKIGEAVVTVATTRPKLIGGERAIYIIDGEGE from the coding sequence GTGGATGCTTCACATTTATGGCAGCTTCAGCTTGAACAACTATTAGCAGAAATGGCTGAACAGGCAAGCCCTGTTTCGGGCACGCTATTCGTTGTAGGTTGTTCAACCTCGGAAATTGCGGGCAGTCGCATTGGCACGTCAGGAGCACTCGGAATCGGAGAGGCGCTGTACAAGCCCTTAAAAGATTTTGCAGAGAAATATAATCTATTCTTGGCCTTCCAGGGATGCGAACATATTAATCGAGCGTTGACAATCGAGCGCCAAGCAGCGGACAAGTTCAATCTTGATCTTGTCTCCGTTATTCCAGTGCAACACGCAGGTGGCTCAATGTCTACATATGCCTATCGTCAAATGGATGAGCCAGTCGTCGTAGAAGCGATTCGTGCGACCGCGGGAATTGACATTGGACAAACACTAATTGGGATGCATTTGAAGTCTGTCGCTGTCCCACTCCGAACGTCAATTAGTAAAATTGGAGAGGCAGTCGTTACTGTAGCTACAACACGACCGAAGCTTATTGGTGGAGAGCGTGCAATATATATAATAGATGGAGAAGGGGAATGA
- the upp gene encoding uracil phosphoribosyltransferase, producing the protein MPKVHVFDHPLIQHKLTYIRDNNTGTKEFRELVDEVATLMAYEITRELPLQEVEIETPVCMAKSKVLAGKKLGIVPILRAGIGMVDGILNLIPAAKVGHIGLYRDPETLQPVEYYVKLPSDVSVRDFILVDPMLATGGSAIAAVDSLKSRGAINIKFMCLIAAPEGVKALTEAHPDVDVYIAALDEKLDEKGYIVPGLGDAGDRLFGTK; encoded by the coding sequence ATGCCGAAAGTACATGTTTTTGATCATCCACTAATCCAACACAAACTGACGTACATACGTGATAACAACACAGGAACAAAAGAATTCCGGGAGCTTGTTGATGAAGTGGCAACACTCATGGCATATGAAATTACACGCGAGCTACCGCTTCAAGAAGTAGAAATCGAAACGCCAGTTTGTATGGCTAAATCGAAAGTGCTTGCAGGAAAGAAACTGGGCATTGTGCCAATTCTACGTGCTGGCATAGGTATGGTAGACGGTATTTTGAACTTAATTCCAGCAGCAAAAGTGGGTCATATCGGATTGTACCGCGATCCTGAAACATTGCAGCCAGTCGAATACTATGTGAAGCTGCCTTCTGACGTATCGGTAAGGGATTTTATCCTTGTCGATCCGATGCTTGCGACGGGCGGATCCGCTATTGCAGCGGTTGATTCATTGAAAAGTCGTGGAGCAATAAACATTAAGTTTATGTGTCTAATTGCGGCACCAGAAGGCGTGAAGGCGTTGACGGAAGCGCACCCAGACGTAGACGTTTACATTGCGGCGCTTGATGAAAAACTTGATGAAAAAGGTTACATCGTACCAGGACTTGGCGATGCTGGAGATCGACTATTCGGTACAAAATGA
- the wecB gene encoding UDP-N-acetylglucosamine 2-epimerase (non-hydrolyzing), whose amino-acid sequence MKKKWKVMTIFGTRPEAIKMAPLVLELQKHSDDIEPIVTVTAQHREMLDQVLETFGITPDFDLNIMKDRQTLVDVATRGLEGLDRIMKEAQPDIVLVHGDTSTTFIGSLAAFYNRIAVGHVEAGLRTWDKYSPYPEEMNRQLTGVIADLHFSPTEKSARNLVNEGKPENRIYITGNTAIDALQTTVLEEYSHPVLDKIGTDRLILLTAHRRENLGEPMRNMFRAINRLLAKYDDIQVIYPVHMNPAVREVADELLGNNNRVHLIEPLEVVDFHNFAARSHIILTDSGGIQEEAPSLGKPVIVLRDTTERPEGIEAGTLKLAGTDEETIFTLTDTLLTDEAEYSRMAKASNPYGDGHASERIVEALKEYLNSIEK is encoded by the coding sequence TTGAAAAAGAAATGGAAAGTGATGACGATTTTTGGTACGAGGCCAGAAGCGATCAAAATGGCTCCGCTTGTACTGGAACTACAAAAGCATTCGGATGATATTGAACCGATTGTGACAGTTACAGCGCAGCATCGTGAAATGCTTGATCAAGTACTGGAAACATTCGGCATCACACCTGATTTTGATTTGAATATCATGAAGGATCGACAAACGCTTGTAGACGTGGCAACGCGCGGATTGGAAGGTCTCGATCGGATTATGAAAGAAGCACAGCCGGATATCGTGCTCGTTCACGGCGATACATCAACGACTTTCATAGGAAGCCTAGCCGCTTTCTACAATCGTATTGCAGTCGGGCATGTGGAAGCAGGGCTTCGTACATGGGACAAATATTCTCCATATCCAGAGGAAATGAACCGACAGCTAACAGGCGTTATCGCAGATCTTCATTTTTCACCGACAGAAAAGTCGGCACGCAATTTAGTGAATGAAGGAAAACCAGAAAATCGTATTTATATCACAGGCAATACAGCGATTGATGCACTTCAGACAACTGTGCTTGAGGAATATTCGCATCCTGTTCTTGACAAGATTGGGACTGACAGACTTATTCTGCTCACAGCGCACCGTCGTGAAAACCTCGGTGAACCAATGCGCAATATGTTCCGTGCTATTAATCGACTACTTGCGAAATATGATGATATTCAGGTAATTTACCCAGTTCACATGAATCCAGCAGTTCGTGAAGTGGCGGATGAGCTTCTTGGCAACAATAACCGCGTCCATCTAATCGAGCCGCTTGAAGTTGTTGACTTCCATAACTTTGCTGCACGCTCACATATTATTTTGACTGATTCAGGTGGTATTCAAGAAGAAGCGCCGTCACTTGGCAAGCCAGTCATCGTCCTGCGTGATACGACTGAACGTCCAGAAGGTATTGAAGCTGGAACACTGAAGCTGGCAGGAACGGATGAAGAAACAATCTTTACACTGACAGATACGCTCCTTACTGATGAAGCGGAATATTCAAGAATGGCCAAAGCGTCCAATCCTTACGGTGATGGACATGCCTCTGAACGAATCGTTGAAGCATTGAAAGAGTATCTAAATTCTATTGAAAAATAA
- a CDS encoding stage II sporulation protein R: MLPDYEIKRKTTIFEKMMPFIEFIIVLIMIQSVLTLFTAGAAEEDTIRFRMLAHSNAPVDQQIKMDIQQQIEPLINKAIASSVSTKELVDNLAELESTILETAKSLSNGQAVSLERTQALFPAKRSGLVIHPQAIYDAYILTIGSGRGDNWWCALFPKICFPDKQEKEEEQVTFFIWEWIKGLFD; encoded by the coding sequence ATGTTACCAGACTATGAGATTAAAAGAAAGACAACTATATTCGAGAAGATGATGCCTTTTATCGAATTCATCATCGTTCTCATTATGATTCAGTCCGTATTAACATTATTCACTGCGGGGGCGGCGGAAGAGGATACTATTCGCTTCCGAATGCTCGCTCACTCAAATGCACCCGTCGATCAGCAAATAAAAATGGATATCCAGCAACAAATCGAACCACTTATTAACAAAGCGATTGCTTCGTCTGTATCAACAAAAGAACTTGTGGATAACTTAGCAGAGCTTGAAAGTACCATTCTTGAAACGGCAAAATCATTGTCGAATGGCCAAGCTGTTTCACTGGAGCGTACACAGGCATTGTTCCCGGCGAAGCGCTCGGGGCTAGTCATTCACCCACAAGCAATATACGATGCTTATATATTAACAATTGGTAGCGGGCGTGGTGATAATTGGTGGTGTGCGTTATTCCCAAAAATTTGTTTTCCCGATAAACAGGAAAAGGAAGAAGAACAAGTAACATTCTTCATTTGGGAGTGGATAAAGGGCTTATTCGATTAA
- a CDS encoding methyl-accepting chemotaxis protein gives MKEAGRKKFGLRKKIVLFVTVLAVVTYTMSGIFINIIQPQFFPDFNAFWFELSTYAAGVFWSGVLAFAFSTMLTKHLQKLEIAAIRVAKGEIGTDIELPRSSDEIRSVAEAFQQMVLNLRTIVGQIETNFEQTASTVDNLSTETGAAAKQADAVASTIIEISTGAEASAVAIQETAEAMEDIRLLAVEVSNRADDSSVRSQEMVEELRRTTEVFRILVDGIREMSTQSELSLGTIRQLDQNAVKIGEIVQLVGNIAAQTNLLALNASIEAARAGEHGKGFAVVAEEVRVLADESARAVEGISGLVGTIQTDVTKVVKEMEQQVKTAAIEADRANETSENVAEMATKINGMADSVVDITKFVERQLSNIEVTARQSQEVAAIAEETSAGAQEVGAATEEQVRSIEQADAMAGELKKQSEQLYNVINQFDLTK, from the coding sequence ATGAAAGAAGCTGGCCGAAAGAAATTTGGATTACGTAAAAAAATCGTTCTTTTTGTAACAGTCTTGGCAGTTGTCACTTATACGATGAGTGGAATCTTTATCAATATCATTCAACCGCAATTTTTTCCGGACTTTAATGCATTTTGGTTTGAATTGTCAACGTATGCAGCAGGTGTATTTTGGTCGGGTGTTCTGGCATTTGCCTTCAGTACAATGTTGACAAAGCATTTACAAAAACTCGAAATAGCAGCTATCAGAGTGGCTAAAGGGGAGATTGGAACAGATATCGAACTGCCACGCTCGTCCGATGAAATCCGTTCTGTGGCAGAAGCGTTTCAACAAATGGTTCTCAATTTACGCACAATAGTTGGACAAATTGAAACGAATTTTGAGCAAACAGCGAGTACTGTGGATAATCTATCTACCGAAACAGGGGCAGCTGCGAAGCAAGCAGATGCAGTAGCATCGACCATTATTGAAATTTCCACAGGGGCAGAGGCGTCAGCTGTTGCCATCCAAGAAACGGCGGAGGCGATGGAAGACATTCGATTGCTAGCTGTTGAGGTGAGCAATCGAGCAGATGATTCATCAGTTCGCTCGCAAGAAATGGTAGAGGAGCTTAGACGGACGACGGAAGTGTTCCGTATACTCGTTGATGGTATCCGTGAAATGTCGACGCAAAGTGAGCTATCACTAGGCACAATTAGGCAGCTTGATCAAAATGCAGTGAAAATCGGAGAAATTGTTCAGCTTGTCGGCAATATTGCAGCACAAACGAATTTATTAGCGCTCAATGCCTCTATCGAAGCGGCGCGTGCGGGTGAGCACGGCAAGGGCTTCGCAGTTGTTGCAGAAGAAGTTCGCGTCTTGGCGGATGAAAGTGCAAGAGCTGTAGAAGGTATCTCGGGTCTAGTCGGAACGATTCAAACAGATGTTACAAAAGTCGTCAAAGAGATGGAGCAACAGGTGAAGACAGCAGCGATTGAAGCTGATCGAGCCAATGAGACAAGTGAAAATGTCGCAGAAATGGCAACTAAAATAAATGGTATGGCTGACTCTGTTGTCGACATCACGAAATTTGTAGAGCGTCAGCTGTCGAATATTGAAGTAACTGCACGTCAATCTCAAGAAGTGGCGGCAATTGCAGAAGAAACATCGGCAGGTGCACAAGAGGTAGGAGCTGCTACTGAGGAACAAGTACGCTCGATTGAACAGGCAGATGCAATGGCCGGTGAATTGAAAAAGCAATCAGAGCAGCTTTATAACGTCATCAATCAATTTGATTTAACAAAATGA
- the glyA gene encoding serine hydroxymethyltransferase translates to MDLTNVKREDAAVYEAIMAEKNRQNANIELIASENFVTEAVMEAQGSYLTNKYAEGYPGKRYYGGCEHVDVVENIARDRLKEIFGAAYANVQPHSGAQANMAVYFAVLKPGDTVLGMNLSHGGHLTHGSPVNFSGELYNFVDYGVGKEDERIDYEDVRQKALEHKPKMIVAGASAYPREIDFAKFREIADEVGAYLFVDMAHIAGLVAVGEHPNPVPYAHFVTSTTHKTLRGPRGGLILVNEEFAEEFGRKLDKSIFPGVQGGPLMHVIAAKAVAFGEALKPEFKTYIQQVKKNAKAFGEALVAEGVDIVSGGTDNHLVLLNLRSLGITGKVAEHVLDEIGITVNKNTIPFDTESPFVTSGIRIGTPAVTTRGFKEEEMKEIASIIAKLLKNHEDEDVKKEARQRVTALTDKFPLYA, encoded by the coding sequence ATGGATTTGACAAATGTGAAACGTGAAGATGCAGCGGTATATGAAGCAATTATGGCGGAAAAAAACCGTCAAAATGCGAACATCGAACTAATTGCCTCGGAAAACTTTGTAACAGAAGCAGTTATGGAAGCACAGGGATCTTATTTGACAAACAAATATGCAGAGGGTTATCCAGGCAAACGTTATTACGGTGGCTGTGAGCATGTCGATGTCGTCGAAAACATTGCACGTGATCGTCTGAAAGAAATTTTCGGTGCTGCCTATGCAAATGTTCAGCCGCACTCTGGCGCACAAGCGAATATGGCTGTTTACTTCGCAGTTCTTAAACCAGGTGATACTGTTTTAGGTATGAACCTTTCCCACGGTGGCCATTTGACGCACGGTAGCCCAGTCAACTTCTCAGGCGAATTATATAATTTTGTCGATTATGGTGTTGGCAAAGAAGATGAGCGCATCGATTATGAAGACGTTCGTCAAAAAGCACTTGAGCACAAACCGAAAATGATTGTTGCGGGTGCAAGTGCATACCCACGCGAAATCGACTTCGCAAAATTCCGTGAAATTGCAGATGAAGTGGGAGCATATCTATTTGTTGATATGGCGCACATCGCAGGACTTGTTGCGGTAGGTGAGCATCCAAACCCAGTGCCATACGCACACTTCGTAACGTCTACAACACATAAAACATTACGTGGACCACGTGGTGGGTTGATTTTAGTCAACGAAGAATTCGCTGAAGAATTTGGCCGTAAGCTCGACAAATCTATCTTCCCGGGCGTTCAAGGTGGACCATTGATGCACGTTATTGCAGCAAAAGCAGTCGCATTCGGCGAAGCGCTAAAACCTGAATTCAAAACGTATATTCAACAAGTGAAGAAGAATGCCAAAGCATTTGGCGAAGCACTTGTAGCAGAAGGCGTCGATATTGTTTCTGGTGGTACAGACAATCACCTCGTTCTCTTGAACCTACGTTCACTTGGCATCACAGGTAAAGTTGCAGAGCATGTACTGGACGAAATCGGTATTACAGTCAATAAAAACACAATCCCATTCGACACAGAAAGCCCATTCGTCACATCAGGTATTCGCATTGGTACACCAGCGGTAACAACTAGAGGCTTTAAAGAAGAAGAAATGAAAGAAATCGCATCAATTATTGCAAAACTTCTTAAAAACCATGAAGACGAAGACGTGAAAAAAGAAGCGCGTCAACGTGTAACAGCATTGACAGATAAGTTTCCACTCTACGCATAA
- the rpiB gene encoding ribose 5-phosphate isomerase B — protein sequence MKIAISSDHGGNNLRREIINLLAELGVEFVDFGPDSNESVDFPDFAAPVANGVASGNFDRGILICGTGIGMSIAANKVKGIRCALVHDVFSAKATREHNDTNILAMGERVIGVGHAREIVATWLSTSFEGGRHERRIEKIMELEN from the coding sequence GTGAAAATCGCGATTTCTTCAGATCATGGCGGCAATAATCTTCGTCGTGAAATTATCAATTTGTTAGCTGAACTTGGTGTAGAGTTTGTAGATTTTGGACCGGATTCAAATGAATCTGTCGATTTTCCGGACTTTGCAGCACCTGTTGCAAATGGAGTAGCCTCGGGGAACTTCGATCGTGGCATTTTAATCTGTGGAACAGGAATTGGCATGTCCATCGCAGCGAACAAAGTAAAAGGTATTCGCTGTGCGCTTGTTCATGATGTTTTCAGCGCGAAAGCAACGAGAGAGCATAATGATACAAATATCCTAGCAATGGGTGAACGCGTCATTGGCGTGGGCCATGCGAGAGAAATTGTTGCAACATGGTTGAGTACATCGTTCGAAGGTGGACGCCACGAACGTCGTATTGAAAAAATAATGGAATTAGAAAACTAA
- a CDS encoding ATP synthase subunit I has translation MQTLQEIYKKQKKALFFCLALFVLGWGFTDFKTVFAGLILGSLFGLYNFWILLRKMEKTEQKFAEGKHSLSLGTVLRFASGVAAAAIATAMPEHFDLISTVIGFAIPYVLLLVERIIYHVRHQ, from the coding sequence ATGCAAACCTTGCAAGAAATTTATAAAAAGCAAAAGAAGGCTCTCTTTTTTTGTCTAGCATTGTTCGTTTTAGGTTGGGGATTTACTGATTTCAAGACAGTTTTTGCAGGTTTAATACTCGGCTCACTGTTTGGATTGTATAATTTTTGGATTCTTCTTCGAAAAATGGAGAAGACTGAACAGAAGTTTGCGGAAGGTAAGCATAGTTTATCGCTTGGAACTGTGTTGCGTTTTGCATCTGGTGTTGCTGCGGCTGCAATTGCGACCGCGATGCCAGAACATTTCGACCTGATCAGTACAGTTATCGGTTTTGCGATACCTTACGTTCTCCTACTAGTGGAGAGGATCATATACCATGTAAGGCATCAATAA
- a CDS encoding L-threonylcarbamoyladenylate synthase, which translates to METSIISVDNNMDNKINYQQAVDILTNGGVVAFPTETVYGLGALATDEQAVQKIFEAKGRPSDNPLIVHIGRQAEVANYATHITEDAEKLMDAYWPGPLTLVFDKIPGVIAPNVTPGVETVGIRMPDHAVALGLLRALGGPLAAPSANRSGKPSPTEAVHVFEDLEGLIQLILDGGQTGIGVESTVLDMTTNPPTILRPGGTTQEMIEMIIGPVRAGSKGPGEQEAPRSPGMKYMHYAPEAPLFVIAPDVLAIREAVDALREEGKRVAVIGPDDIDIPAADWYFAVGPRNNNEAMASHLYRAIRQCDLTDADIILAVETDLSGVGAAVMNRLIKAADGKRYSN; encoded by the coding sequence GTGGAAACTAGTATAATATCTGTGGATAATAATATGGATAACAAAATAAATTACCAACAAGCTGTGGATATTTTGACAAATGGTGGAGTCGTCGCTTTTCCGACAGAGACGGTCTATGGACTTGGCGCGCTTGCAACTGATGAGCAAGCGGTACAGAAAATTTTCGAAGCGAAAGGGAGACCGTCCGATAATCCGCTCATCGTTCATATTGGTCGTCAAGCTGAGGTTGCCAATTATGCAACACATATCACAGAAGATGCTGAAAAACTAATGGATGCTTATTGGCCGGGACCACTTACACTTGTTTTCGATAAAATTCCGGGTGTCATTGCGCCAAATGTAACACCAGGTGTTGAAACAGTTGGGATTCGAATGCCGGATCATGCTGTGGCATTGGGGCTCCTTAGGGCATTAGGTGGACCGCTTGCTGCACCGAGTGCCAATCGAAGCGGTAAACCGAGCCCAACTGAAGCGGTGCATGTCTTTGAAGATCTCGAAGGGCTTATCCAACTCATTTTGGACGGAGGGCAGACAGGGATTGGTGTTGAATCGACTGTGTTAGATATGACGACAAACCCGCCCACCATTTTACGACCAGGTGGTACAACACAAGAAATGATTGAGATGATTATTGGTCCGGTACGTGCGGGAAGTAAAGGTCCTGGTGAACAAGAAGCACCGCGTTCGCCGGGCATGAAGTATATGCATTACGCACCGGAAGCACCTCTTTTCGTCATTGCACCTGATGTGCTAGCGATTCGTGAAGCGGTTGACGCTCTTCGCGAAGAAGGGAAGCGTGTTGCGGTCATCGGGCCGGATGATATAGATATTCCTGCCGCAGACTGGTATTTTGCAGTCGGGCCAAGAAATAATAATGAGGCAATGGCCTCTCACTTGTACAGGGCAATCCGTCAATGTGACTTGACGGACGCGGATATCATCCTCGCGGTTGAAACAGATTTGTCTGGAGTAGGTGCTGCGGTTATGAATCGACTAATAAAAGCCGCCGATGGAAAACGGTACTCAAACTAA
- a CDS encoding PAS domain-containing protein, whose product MRGESRWIIFKRLIKRKESYWIGFKGLVVVFANEFYIEMTGYTASEIIGSNLGFLHGEDTDMVQIRKTAQEIMNGQSTKAEVLNYKKDGTPFWNELVIQPIIDERGDNLYTIAFYLDTTERKKGEILLKLQEGIFAGINESEQPTSLIQKIANVIQSFFWQDAVCSILFKEKEGNWYIGAADDVPQHLIDELLEDAYINVYVPGELIVREGQETSHLSGFYSELSMPIVDSDGDVSGLVTIFSQKTRKPTEVQIGFMEKVIPIIQTTKIFYGQQAEYYRLAYTNPETGLPNRHAFLRKFEKDLRDGRNHFAAIIEPGEYTKIVDLYGGEAADELFIQLSRRIERVGIGGPNFVGRFASSALVFTNEPLPGDNGVYIIELNQLVAKPFMIAGQEMFITLKIGVALLEEGLSGEGLLRRADTALSDAKKKSGNAISFYKDLQYEETRKEMKVFNELSKALLTNEIEVYLQPQVDLQDGSVISFEALARWFSPTLG is encoded by the coding sequence ATGAGGGGGGAAAGTCGATGGATAATCTTCAAGCGACTAATAAAGAGAAAAGAATCTTATTGGATTGGCTTCAAAGGTTTGGTAGTCGTTTTCGCTAATGAGTTTTATATTGAAATGACAGGCTATACTGCTTCAGAGATTATTGGTAGTAATTTGGGTTTTTTGCATGGTGAGGACACGGATATGGTGCAAATTAGAAAAACTGCTCAAGAAATTATGAATGGACAATCGACCAAGGCAGAAGTACTCAACTATAAAAAGGATGGTACACCCTTTTGGAATGAGCTAGTGATTCAACCGATTATCGACGAACGTGGCGATAATTTATATACAATAGCGTTTTACCTAGATACGACGGAGAGGAAAAAGGGTGAAATTTTACTCAAACTTCAAGAGGGTATTTTTGCAGGTATTAATGAGAGTGAGCAACCGACAAGCCTTATCCAAAAAATCGCGAATGTCATCCAATCCTTCTTTTGGCAAGATGCAGTCTGTTCGATTTTGTTCAAGGAGAAAGAAGGGAATTGGTATATTGGAGCGGCAGATGATGTGCCGCAGCATTTAATAGATGAGCTACTTGAGGATGCATATATCAATGTGTACGTACCAGGGGAGTTGATTGTACGGGAAGGGCAAGAAACGAGTCATCTCAGCGGATTTTATTCCGAATTGTCGATGCCGATAGTGGACAGCGATGGGGATGTTAGTGGACTTGTAACGATATTTAGTCAGAAAACGAGGAAGCCGACCGAAGTGCAAATTGGATTTATGGAAAAAGTTATCCCAATTATTCAAACGACAAAAATCTTTTATGGCCAGCAGGCTGAGTATTATAGACTTGCCTACACAAACCCGGAAACAGGACTACCAAATCGTCATGCGTTTTTGAGAAAATTTGAGAAAGATCTGCGGGATGGACGGAATCATTTTGCTGCGATTATTGAGCCGGGTGAATATACCAAAATTGTGGATTTGTATGGAGGGGAAGCAGCTGATGAGTTATTCATTCAGCTGAGCCGACGCATTGAGCGAGTGGGGATTGGGGGACCTAACTTTGTTGGACGTTTTGCTAGTTCAGCGCTTGTTTTCACCAATGAGCCTTTGCCGGGGGACAATGGAGTTTATATTATCGAACTTAATCAGCTCGTTGCTAAACCTTTTATGATTGCGGGTCAGGAAATGTTTATCACTTTGAAAATAGGGGTTGCACTATTGGAAGAAGGCCTTAGTGGCGAGGGCTTACTACGTCGCGCTGATACGGCATTGTCCGATGCGAAGAAAAAATCAGGGAATGCTATTTCCTTTTATAAGGACTTGCAGTATGAAGAAACGAGAAAAGAAATGAAGGTTTTCAATGAGCTATCGAAGGCGTTATTGACCAATGAAATTGAAGTCTATCTTCAGCCGCAGGTAGATTTGCAGGACGGTAGCGTCATTTCTTTTGAAGCATTGGCTCGTTGGTTCTCACCTACACTTGGATAA
- a CDS encoding manganese efflux pump, giving the protein MVELVAAGITSIDVVVIFTFLQVRKGRLRLALWTSFLNMIFPFLGFATGHFSSHLFAEWSSLLSGVLLALIGIHMLLQDDEPGFTGKHLPPTFVALAVSLDTFSVSVSFGMLHFDKTLFILASGLFTFILSYTALVFKERIGLGDGKNIRRFAGLVLLVMGVMSCFR; this is encoded by the coding sequence GTGGTGGAATTAGTCGCGGCAGGTATTACGAGCATCGACGTTGTAGTCATCTTCACTTTCTTGCAGGTGAGGAAAGGTAGATTAAGGTTGGCGCTTTGGACATCTTTCCTCAATATGATCTTTCCTTTTCTAGGATTTGCGACGGGGCATTTTTCATCGCATCTATTTGCAGAATGGAGCAGCCTATTATCGGGTGTACTGCTCGCTTTAATAGGTATACATATGTTGTTGCAGGATGATGAGCCAGGTTTTACGGGAAAACATCTCCCTCCCACCTTTGTAGCGTTGGCAGTCAGTCTAGATACATTTTCCGTCAGTGTTTCATTTGGTATGCTTCATTTTGATAAAACTCTTTTTATCCTTGCGTCAGGGCTATTCACATTTATCCTTTCTTATACAGCACTTGTATTTAAAGAGCGAATTGGTTTAGGAGATGGCAAAAATATAAGACGTTTTGCAGGCTTGGTTTTATTAGTCATGGGTGTAATGTCATGCTTTCGTTGA
- a CDS encoding EAL domain-containing protein: MPPSLFIPAAENIGRIIDLEVHILSKVMEWLQQRSQAGKKMYQIAVNISAQHFFAPTFVEDLQKQIATYDLLPNHIKLELTESIGLTDVLKAKLIFLELHEVGFELSVDDFGVGFSSLSYLPQLPLSELKIDRSFINAIGEPATLAVVETIIQLATKLNFSTVAEGIEEEWQGEILRALGCKVGQGFYYYKPKPLLEIDRLLSEK; this comes from the coding sequence GTGCCACCTTCCTTATTCATTCCAGCTGCTGAAAATATCGGTAGAATAATTGACTTAGAAGTTCATATTTTATCGAAAGTAATGGAATGGCTACAACAGCGAAGCCAAGCTGGCAAAAAAATGTATCAGATTGCCGTCAATATTTCTGCCCAGCATTTCTTTGCGCCGACATTTGTAGAGGATCTGCAAAAGCAGATTGCGACATACGACCTTTTACCAAATCATATTAAGCTAGAATTGACGGAGAGTATTGGCTTAACAGATGTACTCAAGGCGAAATTGATATTCCTGGAATTGCATGAGGTGGGCTTTGAATTATCCGTAGATGATTTTGGTGTTGGATTTTCATCTTTGAGCTATTTACCACAACTCCCTTTAAGCGAATTAAAAATTGACCGTAGTTTTATCAATGCAATTGGTGAACCAGCTACACTTGCTGTTGTTGAGACGATTATCCAATTGGCTACCAAATTGAACTTTTCGACGGTCGCAGAGGGAATTGAAGAAGAGTGGCAAGGGGAAATATTGCGTGCGTTAGGCTGTAAAGTAGGGCAAGGTTTTTACTATTATAAACCAAAGCCTTTGCTTGAAATTGACCGACTACTCAGTGAAAAGTAA
- a CDS encoding low molecular weight protein arginine phosphatase, which yields MNIYLICTGNTCRSPMAEAILRSKELGNLTVRSAGINAQDGQLISRHAKTLIEEADMPYTPWSRAVTGEDLESADVVLTMTEGHKAELLYRYPTMREKTFTLKSFVEFEPGGDVQDPYGGSLDIYRQTFSELSAVMDRLEQKLTEGKV from the coding sequence ATGAATATTTATTTGATTTGCACAGGTAATACGTGCAGGAGTCCGATGGCGGAAGCGATTCTTCGCTCCAAGGAACTCGGAAATTTGACAGTTCGCTCGGCGGGTATAAACGCGCAAGACGGGCAGCTAATTTCTCGACATGCCAAAACGCTTATTGAAGAAGCGGACATGCCTTACACTCCGTGGTCAAGAGCCGTCACGGGAGAAGATTTGGAGTCGGCAGATGTCGTGTTGACGATGACAGAAGGGCATAAGGCTGAGCTTCTATATCGTTATCCGACAATGCGAGAGAAAACGTTTACATTGAAGAGCTTTGTGGAGTTTGAACCGGGTGGGGATGTACAAGACCCATATGGGGGTAGTCTTGACATTTATCGACAGACATTTAGTGAGTTGTCTGCCGTGATGGACAGATTAGAACAGAAGTTAACGGAGGGAAAAGTATGA